In the genome of Notamacropus eugenii isolate mMacEug1 chromosome 5, mMacEug1.pri_v2, whole genome shotgun sequence, one region contains:
- the MRPL30 gene encoding large ribosomal subunit protein uL30m, whose amino-acid sequence MAGILRLVTQSPGGRVQNVTKSLESLTSTDWIRHKFTKSRIPDEVFQPSPAAHKKYGGDPQHPHKLHVVTRIKSVQRRPYWEKETIKLLGLEKAHTPQVHKNIPSVNAKLKVVKHLIRIQPLKLPQGLPTEEQMSETCLKSTGELVVRWHLKPLGQKAIKA is encoded by the exons AATGTGACAAAAAGTCTGGAATCTCTCACCTCAACTGATTGGATTCGTCATAAATTTACCAAGTCAAGGATTCCAGATGAA GTGTTTCAGCCTTCACCTGCAGCTCATAAAAAATATGGTGGGGACCCTCAACACCCTCATAAATTACATGTTGTCACCAGAATTAAAAGTGTGCAAAGAAGACCATATTGGGAAAAGGAAACCATAAAACTCCTTGGACTGgaaaaa GCACATACTCCACAAGTGCATAAGAATATCCCTTCTGTGAATGCAAAATTGAAAGTGGTTAAGCATCTGATAAG AATCCAGCCATTAAAATTACCCCAAGGACTTCCAACAGAAGAACAGATGTCAGAAACTTGCCTTAAGAGCACAGGTGAATTAGTGGTACGGTGGCATCTAAAACCATTAGGACAAAAGGCAATCAAGGCCTGA